In the Theobroma cacao cultivar B97-61/B2 chromosome 1, Criollo_cocoa_genome_V2, whole genome shotgun sequence genome, one interval contains:
- the LOC18613466 gene encoding auxin response factor 23 isoform X2 yields MASFPTGFSVFLLGLSFKEVEAYMNKDGTMEMPIYNLPSKILCRVVHVQLKAETGTDEVFAQITLLPEAEQDELSMEHRNYQALPREAHPRILSKKLTPSDTNTHGGFSVPKRHADDGCLPPLDMSQHTPQQDLVAIDLHGSEWRFRHIFRGQPKRHLLTSGWSTFVTSKKLVAGDTFIFLRGDNGELHVGVHRATTLMNNTSTSVISGHSMRHGILASAFHAFSTRSMFTIYYRPWTSSSEFIIPLDQYMKSAEIVYSIGTRFRMQSEGKECGEQRALGTIIGTEDVDHIRWPNSEWRCLKVKLDPTSDANFRPERVCPWNIEPIESTNRKKPFILRQQKRARTDDASSPGFSSLLMDGMWCGSVKYESQSSSGVLQGQEDDTDVNQSSALRQPLPHLVLPLHPDCASMQPQMENQLEIQVPICNSFYQCTSSRALYSGGKVACLGLHNNWSPTFSSYGVDDDALARRKFSVPYVNSQESRTLELRNENETSLCEPTGGHRCMIFGVNLVNGPPELPSRQVLTSSELKRLCSIPPTSQSSVSEPSKVTSSKQCNNSCSVSNRSCTKVLKYGTALGRSVDLTRFNGYENLISELDRMFDFKGRLINGSSGWHVTYTDDEGDMMLLGDYPWQKFQYEVRRIVICPMEEIDRLNQSSPNSTSQ; encoded by the exons ATGGCTTCCTTTCCAACTGGTTTTTCGGTTTTCCTTCTTGGGCTTTCCTTTAAAGAG GTCGAGGCATATATGAATAAAGATGGGACAATGGAAATGCCCATCTATAATTTACCTTCTAAGATCCTCTGCAGGGTGGTGCACGTCCAGCTTAAG GCTGAAACTGGCACAGATGAGGTCTTTGCACAAATTACTCTACTTCCAGAGGCAGAG CAAGATGAGCTAAGTATGGAGCATAGAAATTATCAAGCCTTACCTCGAGAAGCTCATCCACGGATCTTGAGCAAGAAACTCACTCCATCTGACACAAACACACATGGTGGATTCTCTGTTCCAAAGCGACATGCTGATGATGGGTGTCTTCCGCCACTG GACATGTCTCAGCATACCCCACAGCAGGATTTGGTCGCGATTGACTTGCATGGTTCTGAATGGCGGTTTCGTCATATTTTTCGTG GTCAGCCAAAAAGGCACTTGCTTACCAGTGGTTGGAGTACATTCGTGACATCAAAGAAGCTTGTTGCTGGGGATACATTTATCTTTCTTag AGGGGATAATGGAGAGCTTCATGTTGGCGTTCACCGAGCAACAACACTAATGAACAATACATCAACATCTGTGATATCTGGTCACAGCATGAGACATGGTATACTTGCTAGTGCTTTCCATGCCTTTTCTACCAGAAGCATGTTTACTATCTACTACCGCCCTTG GACAAGTTCTTCTGAATTCATCATCCCACTTGATCAGTATATGAAGTCCGCTGAAATTGTTTACTCCATTGGGACAAGATTTAGGATGCAATCTGAAGGCAAAGAATGTGGGGAACAAAG AGCTCTTGGCACTATCATTGGCACTGAAGATGTTGATCACATTAGGTGGCCAAATTCTGAATGGAGATGTCTGAAG GTGAAATTGGATCCCACATCAGATGCAAATTTTCGCCCTGAAAGAGTCTGTCCTTGGAACATTGAACCAATAGAATCCACTAACAGAAAGAAACCTTTCATTTTGCGTCAGCAAAAGAGGGCTCGTACTGATGATGCATCATCCCCTGGGTTTTCTAGCTTGCTTATGGATG GCATGTGGTGTGGCTCAGTTAAATATGAATCTCAAAGTAGCTCAGGGGTCTTGCAAGGTCAAGAAGATGACACAGATGTGAATCAATCCAGTGCGCTAAGACAACCATTGCCACATTTGGTTCTCCCACTACATCCTGATTGTGCCTCAATGCAACCGCAGATGGAGAATCAACTAGAGATTCAGGTTCCGATCTGCAACTCATTTTATCAATGTACCAGCAGCAGAGCACTTTATTCTGGTGGCAAAGTAGCTTGTTTGGGTCTTCATAATAACTGGTCTCCAACATTCTCCTCTTATGGAGTTGATGACGATGCTCTTGCTAGGAGAAAATTTTCAGTTCCATATGTCAATTCTCAGGAATCGAGAACTTTGGAACTaaggaatgaaaatgaaacttCACTTTGTGAACCGACCGGTGGTCACAGATGCATGATTTTTGGAGTAAATTTAGTTAATGGTCCACCGGAGCTCCCTTCACGACAAGTTCTCACTTCTAGTGAGCTTAAACGTCTTTGTTCTATTCCTCCAACGTCTCAGTCAAGTGTTTCAGAACCTTCTAAGGTTACATCTAGCAAGCAGTGCAACAACAGTTGCTCTGTCAGCAACCGGAGTTGCACCAAG GTGCTCAAGTATGGGACTGCACTTGGAAGATCAGTTGATCTCACTCGATTTAATGGATATGAAAACCTCATCAGTGAGCTTGATCGaatgtttgattttaaaggaAGATTGATCAATGGAAGCAGTGGCTGGCATGTAACTTATACTGATGATGAGGGGGACATGATGCTTCTTGGAGATTACCCATGGCA GAAATTTCAGTACGAGGTCCGAAGGATTGTCATCTGCCCAATGGAAGAAATTGACAGACTGAATCAAAGCTCACCAAATTCAACATCTCAATGA
- the LOC18613463 gene encoding short-chain dehydrogenase reductase 3a → MFRIGLSKNVSISRASLVQSFFDRELSTETGSKLEGKVAIITGAASGIGKAAAAKFISNGAKVVIADVQHQLGEDTAKELGPNATFVSCDVTKESDISNAIDFTISTHKQLDIMYNNAGVPCYTPPSIVDLDLAVFDRVIGINVRGVLAGIKHASRVMIPRRTGCILCTASVTGMIGGLAQHTYSVSKSAVIGMVKSMAAELCQHGIRINCISPFAVPTPFTLEEMSRIYPHLDADKLVKMIHNSGVLGKATLEAGDVADAAVYLASDDAKYVSGHNLVVDGGFTSFKTLEFPAPDQLQ, encoded by the exons ATGTTCAGGATTGGATTAAG CAAAAATGTCTCCATATCAAGAGCTTCACTTGTCCAGAGCTTTTTTGACAGGGAACTGTCGACAGAAACCGGAAG CAAGCTAGAAGGCAAAGTAGCAATAATCACTGGGGCAGCAAGCGGTATTGGCAAGGCAGCTGCAGCAAAGTTCATTAGTAATGGAGCCAAAGTTGTCATTGCTGATGTACAGCACCAACTTGGTGAAGACACGGCAAAAGAACTAGGACCCAATGCCACTTTTGTTTCCTGTGATGTAACAAAAGAGTCAGATATTTCCAATGCTATTGATTTTACCATCTCCACACACAAGCAACTGGATATTATGTACAACAATGCGGGGGTACCTTGCTACACTCCTCCTAGCATTGTTGACCTCGACCTTGCAGTTTTCGACAGAGTCATAGGCATCAATGTCCGAGGAGTCTTGGCCGGGATCAAGCATGCCTCACGTGTGATGATTCCACGTAGGACTGGCTGCATTCTGTGCACAGCTAGTGTCACAGGAATGATAGGTGGACTAGCTCAACATACTTATAGCGTGTCAAAATCTGCCGTTATTGGAATGGTTAAGTCCATGGCGGCAGAGCTATGCCAGCATGGGATCCGCATCAACTGCATATCACCGTTTGCAGTTCCAACTCCGTTTACATTAGAAGAGATGAGCAGGATTTATCCACACCTCGATGCTGACAAGCTTGTGAAAATGATACATAATTCTGGTGTGCTAGGTAAAGCTACATTGGAAGCGGGTGATGTGGCTGATGCTGCAGTCTATCTTGCATCTGATGATGCAAAGTATGTTAGTGGGCATAATTTGGTGGTCGATGGAGGTTTTACATCATTTAAGACATTGGAATTTCCTGCACCAGATCAGTTGCAGTAA
- the LOC18613466 gene encoding auxin response factor 4 isoform X1 produces the protein MLFLFSLSLLLLICCIFLILGKKVSFFYSVSSFWIYRKERKREMYGERNGVKAKVTSQSRKHIDVDGLRRPPNNQGEKDDLYVKLWHACAGPSVYAPRAGEKVFYFPQGHMEQVEAYMNKDGTMEMPIYNLPSKILCRVVHVQLKAETGTDEVFAQITLLPEAEQDELSMEHRNYQALPREAHPRILSKKLTPSDTNTHGGFSVPKRHADDGCLPPLDMSQHTPQQDLVAIDLHGSEWRFRHIFRGQPKRHLLTSGWSTFVTSKKLVAGDTFIFLRGDNGELHVGVHRATTLMNNTSTSVISGHSMRHGILASAFHAFSTRSMFTIYYRPWTSSSEFIIPLDQYMKSAEIVYSIGTRFRMQSEGKECGEQRALGTIIGTEDVDHIRWPNSEWRCLKVKLDPTSDANFRPERVCPWNIEPIESTNRKKPFILRQQKRARTDDASSPGFSSLLMDGMWCGSVKYESQSSSGVLQGQEDDTDVNQSSALRQPLPHLVLPLHPDCASMQPQMENQLEIQVPICNSFYQCTSSRALYSGGKVACLGLHNNWSPTFSSYGVDDDALARRKFSVPYVNSQESRTLELRNENETSLCEPTGGHRCMIFGVNLVNGPPELPSRQVLTSSELKRLCSIPPTSQSSVSEPSKVTSSKQCNNSCSVSNRSCTKVLKYGTALGRSVDLTRFNGYENLISELDRMFDFKGRLINGSSGWHVTYTDDEGDMMLLGDYPWQKFQYEVRRIVICPMEEIDRLNQSSPNSTSQ, from the exons AtgctctttctcttctctctttctctcttgttACTTATTTGCTGCATTTTCCTTATTCTGGGAAAGaaggtttctttcttttatagtGTATCATCTTTTTGGATATatagaaaagagagaaagagggagatGTATGGTGAACGGAATGGTGTGAAGGCTAAGGTTACTTCTCAGTCCAGAAAACATATCGACGTTGATGGCTTGCGTCGACCTCCAAACAACCAAG GAGAAAAAGATGATCTGTATGTTAAACTATGGCATGCATGCGCGGGTCCTTCTGTTTATGCGCCACGCGCTGGAGAAAAAGTTTTCTATTTCCCTCAAGGTCACATGGAACAG GTCGAGGCATATATGAATAAAGATGGGACAATGGAAATGCCCATCTATAATTTACCTTCTAAGATCCTCTGCAGGGTGGTGCACGTCCAGCTTAAG GCTGAAACTGGCACAGATGAGGTCTTTGCACAAATTACTCTACTTCCAGAGGCAGAG CAAGATGAGCTAAGTATGGAGCATAGAAATTATCAAGCCTTACCTCGAGAAGCTCATCCACGGATCTTGAGCAAGAAACTCACTCCATCTGACACAAACACACATGGTGGATTCTCTGTTCCAAAGCGACATGCTGATGATGGGTGTCTTCCGCCACTG GACATGTCTCAGCATACCCCACAGCAGGATTTGGTCGCGATTGACTTGCATGGTTCTGAATGGCGGTTTCGTCATATTTTTCGTG GTCAGCCAAAAAGGCACTTGCTTACCAGTGGTTGGAGTACATTCGTGACATCAAAGAAGCTTGTTGCTGGGGATACATTTATCTTTCTTag AGGGGATAATGGAGAGCTTCATGTTGGCGTTCACCGAGCAACAACACTAATGAACAATACATCAACATCTGTGATATCTGGTCACAGCATGAGACATGGTATACTTGCTAGTGCTTTCCATGCCTTTTCTACCAGAAGCATGTTTACTATCTACTACCGCCCTTG GACAAGTTCTTCTGAATTCATCATCCCACTTGATCAGTATATGAAGTCCGCTGAAATTGTTTACTCCATTGGGACAAGATTTAGGATGCAATCTGAAGGCAAAGAATGTGGGGAACAAAG AGCTCTTGGCACTATCATTGGCACTGAAGATGTTGATCACATTAGGTGGCCAAATTCTGAATGGAGATGTCTGAAG GTGAAATTGGATCCCACATCAGATGCAAATTTTCGCCCTGAAAGAGTCTGTCCTTGGAACATTGAACCAATAGAATCCACTAACAGAAAGAAACCTTTCATTTTGCGTCAGCAAAAGAGGGCTCGTACTGATGATGCATCATCCCCTGGGTTTTCTAGCTTGCTTATGGATG GCATGTGGTGTGGCTCAGTTAAATATGAATCTCAAAGTAGCTCAGGGGTCTTGCAAGGTCAAGAAGATGACACAGATGTGAATCAATCCAGTGCGCTAAGACAACCATTGCCACATTTGGTTCTCCCACTACATCCTGATTGTGCCTCAATGCAACCGCAGATGGAGAATCAACTAGAGATTCAGGTTCCGATCTGCAACTCATTTTATCAATGTACCAGCAGCAGAGCACTTTATTCTGGTGGCAAAGTAGCTTGTTTGGGTCTTCATAATAACTGGTCTCCAACATTCTCCTCTTATGGAGTTGATGACGATGCTCTTGCTAGGAGAAAATTTTCAGTTCCATATGTCAATTCTCAGGAATCGAGAACTTTGGAACTaaggaatgaaaatgaaacttCACTTTGTGAACCGACCGGTGGTCACAGATGCATGATTTTTGGAGTAAATTTAGTTAATGGTCCACCGGAGCTCCCTTCACGACAAGTTCTCACTTCTAGTGAGCTTAAACGTCTTTGTTCTATTCCTCCAACGTCTCAGTCAAGTGTTTCAGAACCTTCTAAGGTTACATCTAGCAAGCAGTGCAACAACAGTTGCTCTGTCAGCAACCGGAGTTGCACCAAG GTGCTCAAGTATGGGACTGCACTTGGAAGATCAGTTGATCTCACTCGATTTAATGGATATGAAAACCTCATCAGTGAGCTTGATCGaatgtttgattttaaaggaAGATTGATCAATGGAAGCAGTGGCTGGCATGTAACTTATACTGATGATGAGGGGGACATGATGCTTCTTGGAGATTACCCATGGCA GAAATTTCAGTACGAGGTCCGAAGGATTGTCATCTGCCCAATGGAAGAAATTGACAGACTGAATCAAAGCTCACCAAATTCAACATCTCAATGA
- the LOC18613464 gene encoding uncharacterized protein LOC18613464 — MKSIYFSFATATATISNSDDLRRSQARFPQSVPTPNFPLKRTQRSLVILRSQSSSETRGNQQGQDPETLVQDLRVPDYWLLPSKALEESEWLRVTLHKWLDDEYCPEETNVEISKVAARSYYESLLEKQPDIGEILLKMARELESISYQESFHGAFSSANAAINLIIQRIEQQ; from the exons ATGAAATCCATATATTTCTCCTTCGCAACCGCAACGGCAACCATCTCGAATTCCGATGACCTTCGTAGGTCGCAAGCACGTTTCCCTCAGTCAGTTCCAACCCCTAATTTTCCTCTCAAAAGAACCCAGCGTTCGCTCGTTATTCTAAGATCACAGTCTTCTTCGGAGACACGAGGGAATCAGCAAGGACAAGACCCAGAAACCCTAGTGCAAGACCTGAGAGTTCCGGACTACTGGTTACTCCCTTCCAAGGCCTTGGAG GAATCAGAATGGCTCAGGGTTACCCTGCATAAATGGTTGGATGATGAATACTGCCCAGAGGAAACAAATGTGGAGATCAGCAAGGTTGCTGCCCGGTCGTACTATGAATCTTTGTTAGAGAAACAACCAGACATCGGTGAGATCCTTTTGAAGATGGCTAGAGAACTAGAATCCATTTCTTATCAGGAAAGCTTCCATGGGGCATTCTCGTCAGCAAATGCAGCAATCAACTTAATTATTCAACGGATAGAGCAGCAGTAG